Sequence from the Streptomyces sp. R33 genome:
GCCGGTGAAGGCGACCTTGTTGACGTCCGGGTGCTCGACGAGGGCCGCGCCCGCGTCGCCGTAGCCCGTGAGGATGTTGACGACACCCTTGGGCAGGCCCGCCTGGCGGCAGATGTCCGCGAAGAACAGCGCGGAGAGGGGGGTCGTCTCGGCCGGCTTCAGCACGACGGTGTTGCCGGTGGCGAGCGCCGGGGCGATCTTCCACGCCAGCATCAGCAGCGGGAAGTTCCACGGGATGACCTGGCCGGCGACGCCCAGCGGGCGCGGGTTCGGCCCGTAGCCGGCGTGGTCGAGCTTGTCGGCCCAGCCGGCGTAGTAGAAGAAGTGCGCGGCGACCAGCGGGAGGTCCGCGTCGCGGGTCTCCTTGATCGGCTTGCCGTTGTCCAGGGTCTCCAGGACGGCCAGCTCACGGCTGCGCTCCTGGATGATCCGGGCGATGCGGAAGAGGTACTTGGCGCGCTCGGAGCCCGGCAGCGCGGACCAGGTCGCGAAGGCCTTGCGGGCGGCCTTGACGGCGCGGTCGACGTCGGCGGCGCCGGCCTGGGCGACCTCGGCGAGGACCTCCTCGGACGACGGCGAGACGGTCTTGAAGACCTTGCCGTCGGCGGCGTCGGTGAACTCACCGTCGATGAAGAGCCCGTACGAGGGGGCGATGTCGACGACCGAGCGGGACTCGGGGGCCGGTGCGTACTCGAATGCAGATGCCATGGTGATCAGTCCACCGTCACGTAGTCGGGACCGGAGTAACGGCCGGTGCTCAGCTTCTGGCGCTGCATCAACAGGTCGTTGAGCAGGCTGGAGGCGCCGAAGCGGAACCAGTGGTTGGACAGCCAGTCCTCGCCCACGGTCTCGTTGACCAGGACCAGGAACTTGATGGCGTCCTTGGTGGTCCGGATGCCGCCGGCCGGCTTCACGCCGATCTGGATTCCAGTCTGCGCCTTGAAGTCGCGGACGGCTTCGAGCATCAGCAGCGTGTTGGCGGGGGTGGCGTTGACGCCGACCTTGCCGGTGGAGGTCTTGATGAAGTCGGCGCCCGCGAGCATGCCGATCCAGGAGGCCCGGCGGATGTTGTCGTACGTCGACAGCTCGCCGGTCTCGAAGATGACCTTGAGACGGGCGGCGCTGCCGTCGGGGCGTACGCACGCCTCCTTGATGGCCTTGATCAGCTCGTACGTCTCCAGGTAGCGGCCGGCGAGGAAGGCGCCACGGTCGATGACCATGTCGATCTCGTCGGCGCCCGCGGCGACGGCGTCACGGGTGTCCGCGAGCTTGACGGGCAGCGCGGCGCGGCCGGCCGGGAAGGCCGTCGCGACGGAGGCCACCTTGACGTCGGCACCGTTCAGGGCGGCCTTGGCGGTGGCCACCATGTCGGGGTAGACGCAGACCGCGGCGGTCATCGGCGTCGAACGGTCGGTCGGGTCGGGATTGACGGCCTTGGCGGAGAGCGCTCGGACCTTGCCCGGGGTGTCCGCACCCTCAAGCGTGGTCAGGTCGATCATCGAAATGGCCAGGTCAATGGCGTACGCCTTGGCCGTGGTCTTGATCGAACGGGTACCGAGCGCGGCCGCGCGGGCCTCCAGGCCGACGGCGTCTACGCCGGGCAGCCCGTGCAGGAAGCGGCGCAGCGCGCTGTCGGACGTCGTCACGTCAGCGAATGCGGTGAGGGTGGTGGGCATGGTCACAAGATGAGCATATCTACGCGCGTAGCGGCCTGTCACCCCCCGCGGCCGCACATCTGTGCGGGCTTGGCCACATCCGGGCGCGGCGAGGGCTCGGCCGGGTCCGCGCCTGCGGACCGCTGACCTCCGCTTTTCCTGTTACGCGACGAAGACGGGAACCCGATCGTCCGGTCGAACAAGATCCGTAAATTTCTCTTCAGCAGCCCGCCAGACCTCACCGGATGAAAGCTTCGGCAGAGAACCCGTAGAGAAAAGGGGCATGCGACTCTCCCACCATCCCGCGACACAGCTTCCAGGAGTCGTTATGCGCACCGCCCTCCGTACCTCGATCGTCACCGCCGCCCTCGCCGGGGCCCTGCTCGCGCCGGCCGCGACGGCACTCGCCGCGCCCGCTCCGCAGGCCGTCACCTCGGTGACCGCGGTGACGACGGTGTCTGCGGCCTCGTCGGACAAGGGCCGCTACGACGGCGAGGCCCACCTCGTCGCCGACGGCCGGATCGCGGTGCTGCGCAACGACGTCGAGGGCCCCGAGGTCTGGATCCGCGCCGTCGGCGCCGACTGGAAGCCGGCCGACGGCGTCGCGGGGCGCGTACTGGCGAAGCTGGACCCCTCGAACCCCGTCGCGCTGGTCGACGGCATCCAGTACAAGCTCTCCGAGGGGAACCCCGGCTCCTACGGGCTCACCGTCCGTGTGATGACCGAGGGCGCCGCGGACTTCTACGAGCTGCCGAAGGCCACCACGCCCACCAAGCCGTCGGCCCAGCCCTCGGCCAAGCCCTCCGCGCAGCCGGCCGCCACCTCCAAGGTCACCGTCAAGCCGGCCGCCGACGTGAAGCCGCAGACGGGCGCGCAGACCGTGGTCGTCCCGCAGGGCGCGGTCGCCGCCGGCGCGGAGATCGCCGCCGAGGACACCGACAACAGCACCACGATGGCGGCCGGCGCCGGTCTCGTCGCGATCTTCGGCGGCCTCGGTGTGGCCCGGATGGCCCGAGCCCGCCGCGCCCGCAACGGCGCCTGAGCAGCACCCCTGCCCTTCCGGTTCCTCCCCGTACCTCCTTCCGGCGGGCCACCTCCACGGTGGCCCGCCGGGCCCGTTTCCCGGAGCACCCCATGGCCCACCGCGTCCGCCCCCTGCTCGCCGCCGCCCTCCTCGGCCCGCTCGCCCTCGCCGCCCTGACCGGCTGCGGCGGCGCACCGGCCGCCCCCACGCCCCCGCCGCACATCGCCGCGGCCACCGCGCCCGCGCCGGCTGCGGCCTCGTCCGCCGGGGCGGGGGCCGTGCCCGCCGCCCCGCTGCCCGCCTCGCAGCCCGTACGGGTGCGCATCCCCGCGGCCGGGGTGGACGCGGGCCCGCTGCTGGAACTGGGCCTGGCCGCCGACGGCACCGTCGAGGTGCCCTCCGTCGCGGACGGCGACCGCATCGGCTGGTACACCAAGGCCGTCACCCCGGGCGAGACCGGTCCGGCCGTG
This genomic interval carries:
- the deoC gene encoding deoxyribose-phosphate aldolase, giving the protein MPTTLTAFADVTTSDSALRRFLHGLPGVDAVGLEARAAALGTRSIKTTAKAYAIDLAISMIDLTTLEGADTPGKVRALSAKAVNPDPTDRSTPMTAAVCVYPDMVATAKAALNGADVKVASVATAFPAGRAALPVKLADTRDAVAAGADEIDMVIDRGAFLAGRYLETYELIKAIKEACVRPDGSAARLKVIFETGELSTYDNIRRASWIGMLAGADFIKTSTGKVGVNATPANTLLMLEAVRDFKAQTGIQIGVKPAGGIRTTKDAIKFLVLVNETVGEDWLSNHWFRFGASSLLNDLLMQRQKLSTGRYSGPDYVTVD
- a CDS encoding class F sortase; this translates as MAHRVRPLLAAALLGPLALAALTGCGGAPAAPTPPPHIAAATAPAPAAASSAGAGAVPAAPLPASQPVRVRIPAAGVDAGPLLELGLAADGTVEVPSVADGDRIGWYTKAVTPGETGPAVLIGHFDTARGPAVLRNVSKIRTGDEITVSRADGTTAVFRVRELEQVDKKSFPTAKVYGNTARPELRLITCGGEITDGHRPDNIIVYADLVG